A genomic segment from Nodularia sphaerocarpa UHCC 0038 encodes:
- a CDS encoding chlorophyll a/b-binding protein, translated as MRTNTSIIDDQGLMNNFAIEPKVYIDEQGDRTGFTPYAELLNGRLAMIGFVSLIALEVFTGHGIIGLLTSL; from the coding sequence ATGCGTACCAATACAAGTATTATTGATGACCAAGGTTTGATGAACAACTTTGCGATTGAACCAAAGGTTTATATAGACGAGCAAGGCGATCGCACCGGGTTTACTCCCTACGCCGAATTACTCAATGGTCGTTTAGCAATGATTGGTTTCGTCTCTCTGATAGCATTAGAAGTCTTCACAGGACACGGTATCATCGGCCTTTTGACAAGCCTGTAA
- the treY gene encoding malto-oligosyltrehalose synthase encodes MRIPTATYRIQFNSQFDFNSAKKIINYLNELGISDLYASPIFKARTGSTHGYDIVDPNQLNPELGTPEDFTALVEELKQHNMGWLQDIVPNHMAYDSQNQYLMNVLENGVNSIYANYFDITWNSPISNEIADSKEQILAPLLGNFYGESLENGEIQLKYDQNGLSVNYYDFRFPLKLESYAIFLNQNIEKLSQILGRNNPIFVRLLGILYMVKHIPTDSTPKERQDQIDFVKGLLWELYRDNTEVKTFIDENLQLFNGEPGKPESFNLLDSLLSEQFFRLAFWKVGAEEINYRRFFTVNELISVNIQDFQVFENTHALITKLVKENQITGLRIDHIDGLSDPTQYLQRLKAKVGDTYITVEKILELGEDLPHHWSIQGTTGYDFLNYLNGSFCQTASQEAFTQIYWNVTGFRTAYEQLAIEKKHLILERNLAGDVDNLTYILKKIASKHRYGNDFTINGLKRAIAEILTLFPIYRTYTNADGILPADRQYIQDVIQQAKSNLPLLHHELNFIEKLLLLEYENSLTPEDQAQWLDFVMRLQQYTGPLMAKGVEDTALYVYNRFISLNEVGGNPDNFGVSIADFHKFNQQRQIHWLHSMNTTSTHDTKRGEDIRARLNVLSEIPEEWKTQVYAFCEINHVHKTSVNKSLHKPDRNQEYQFYQMLIGAFPFFESEYNDFCDRIQDYVLKAAREAKVYTAWLRPNETYENALTQFVSAVLKEDEFLHKFIAFQKRIAYYGIFNSLSQTLLKITSPGVPDFYQGTELWDLSMVDPDNRRPVDFEMRQSHLKAIKEQAATDILKLINELLATKEDGRIKLFLITQALKARRENLTVFQQGSYLPLEARGKFANHIIAFARVDNHQTMITIVPRFFASLIQPGEYPLNQQIWDNTYIQLPPDAPSVWQDTITGEIVSADKIMLIGDVLKHFPVALLKGNKIIEPPRSQERQGTEE; translated from the coding sequence ATGCGAATACCAACAGCAACATATCGCATTCAATTTAATTCCCAATTTGATTTTAACTCAGCCAAAAAAATCATCAATTATCTTAACGAACTAGGAATTTCTGACCTTTACGCATCACCAATATTTAAAGCCAGAACAGGTAGCACCCACGGCTATGATATAGTTGACCCTAATCAATTAAATCCAGAATTAGGAACACCAGAAGATTTTACCGCTTTAGTTGAAGAATTAAAACAGCATAATATGGGTTGGCTTCAAGATATTGTCCCCAACCACATGGCTTATGATAGCCAAAATCAATATCTGATGAATGTTCTAGAAAATGGTGTTAATTCCATTTATGCTAACTACTTTGACATTACCTGGAATTCTCCCATAAGCAATGAAATTGCTGATAGTAAAGAACAAATTTTAGCACCTTTGCTGGGCAACTTTTACGGTGAGTCCTTAGAAAATGGAGAAATTCAACTCAAATATGACCAAAATGGCTTGAGTGTGAATTATTATGATTTCAGGTTTCCCCTGAAATTAGAATCTTACGCTATATTTCTCAATCAGAATATAGAAAAATTATCTCAGATATTAGGGAGAAATAATCCCATATTTGTGAGATTACTCGGCATCCTTTATATGGTCAAACATATACCTACTGATTCTACCCCAAAAGAGAGACAAGACCAAATAGATTTTGTGAAAGGATTGTTGTGGGAACTTTATAGAGATAATACAGAAGTTAAAACATTTATTGACGAAAACCTCCAACTTTTTAATGGTGAACCAGGTAAACCAGAAAGCTTTAATCTTTTAGATAGTTTACTTTCGGAACAGTTTTTCCGCTTGGCTTTTTGGAAAGTCGGCGCAGAAGAGATTAATTACAGGCGGTTTTTTACAGTCAATGAATTAATATCAGTGAATATCCAAGATTTTCAGGTATTTGAAAACACCCATGCTTTAATTACCAAGTTGGTCAAAGAAAATCAAATTACTGGGTTACGAATTGACCATATTGATGGACTTTCTGACCCTACTCAGTATTTACAAAGACTGAAAGCAAAAGTAGGTGATACATATATCACCGTCGAAAAGATTTTAGAATTAGGGGAAGATTTACCTCACCACTGGTCAATTCAAGGTACTACAGGTTATGATTTCTTAAATTATCTGAATGGTAGTTTTTGTCAAACTGCAAGCCAAGAAGCTTTTACTCAAATTTATTGGAATGTCACAGGTTTTAGAACAGCTTATGAACAACTAGCGATTGAGAAAAAGCATTTAATTTTAGAACGAAATTTAGCCGGAGATGTTGATAATTTAACTTATATACTCAAAAAAATAGCGAGTAAACATCGTTATGGTAATGATTTTACCATTAATGGCTTAAAACGGGCGATCGCAGAAATACTAACTCTCTTTCCTATTTATCGAACTTACACAAATGCAGACGGTATCTTACCAGCAGACCGTCAATATATTCAAGATGTAATTCAACAAGCAAAATCCAATCTTCCCCTGCTACACCATGAATTAAATTTCATTGAAAAACTGCTGTTACTGGAATATGAAAATTCTCTCACACCAGAGGATCAAGCGCAATGGCTTGATTTTGTCATGCGACTACAGCAATATACTGGACCCTTAATGGCTAAAGGAGTTGAAGACACAGCTTTATACGTTTATAACCGCTTTATTTCCTTAAACGAAGTTGGTGGAAATCCTGATAACTTTGGCGTGAGTATTGCCGATTTTCACAAGTTTAATCAACAGCGACAAATTCATTGGTTACACTCAATGAATACTACTTCCACCCATGATACTAAACGGGGTGAAGATATCCGCGCCAGATTAAATGTTTTGTCAGAAATTCCCGAAGAATGGAAAACACAAGTTTACGCATTTTGTGAAATTAATCATGTTCACAAAACCAGTGTCAATAAAAGTTTACATAAGCCAGATAGAAACCAAGAATACCAATTTTATCAGATGCTAATTGGTGCATTTCCATTCTTTGAAAGTGAGTATAATGATTTTTGCGATCGCATTCAAGATTATGTCCTGAAAGCTGCTAGAGAAGCTAAAGTTTATACAGCATGGCTGCGACCTAATGAAACTTATGAAAATGCTTTGACTCAGTTTGTTTCAGCAGTTTTAAAAGAAGATGAATTCTTGCATAAATTTATCGCTTTTCAGAAACGCATAGCCTACTATGGTATTTTCAATTCCTTATCTCAGACTTTGCTAAAAATCACCTCTCCTGGAGTTCCCGACTTTTATCAAGGAACAGAACTATGGGATTTGAGTATGGTTGATCCTGATAATCGCCGTCCGGTTGATTTTGAAATGCGACAGTCTCATCTCAAAGCGATTAAAGAACAAGCCGCAACTGATATTTTAAAGTTGATAAATGAATTATTAGCAACTAAAGAAGATGGTAGAATAAAACTGTTTCTGATTACTCAAGCGTTAAAAGCGAGAAGAGAAAATTTAACAGTTTTTCAGCAAGGAAGCTATTTACCTTTAGAAGCTAGGGGAAAGTTTGCAAATCATATCATTGCCTTTGCGAGGGTTGATAATCATCAGACAATGATTACCATTGTACCCCGATTTTTCGCCAGCTTAATTCAACCTGGAGAATATCCTTTAAATCAGCAAATCTGGGATAATACATATATTCAGTTACCACCAGATGCGCCTTCAGTTTGGCAAGATACTATTACTGGGGAAATAGTCAGCGCTGATAAAATTATGTTAATTGGTGATGTACTTAAACATTTCCCTGTAGCATTGCTGAAAGGAAATAAGATTATCGAACCGCCAAGAAGCCAAGAACGCCAAGGAACAGAGGAATAA
- the treZ gene encoding malto-oligosyltrehalose trehalohydrolase: MKIGAHYLGDGVCEFTVWGPHLESVALEIVSPYQHLLPMCKKGGYWQVTARDIEPGTCYFYQLNGNESRPDPASNFQPLDVHSPSQVINHSFVWSDSNWSGIPWETMIMYELHVGTFTPEGTFAAIIPRLSDLRDLGINAIEIMPVAQFPGDRNWGYDGVYPFAVQNSYGGPNQLKQLVDACHQEEIAVILDVVYNHFGPEGNYTSCFAPYFTETYHTPWGSAINFDDAYSYDVRQFFIQNALYWLGEFHIDALRLDAIHAIYDFGAKHFLAELAENVAVLSQQQGRKLYLIAESDLNDPRIIRPTELGGYGIDAQWSDDFHHSLYSLLTGDRTGYYEDFGKCEHLAKAYKDSFVYDWKYSHHRQRYHGNHAGDRSPSQFIVASQNHDQIGNRVLGERLSQLVDFEALKLAAGVVLLSPYIPLLFMGEEYGEESPFLYFVSHSDPDLIKAVREGRKKEFFAFHSQGEPPDPESPDTFNNCKLNWDKRQSGKHQVLLSFYKKLIQIRSQNPALLKRERENLQIGCDEDKKLITWFKHSEENQIFCAMNFNTYDITFSQEFTGNNWVKILDSAETKWLGSGSQLPETAKSHQELTLPKQSFAIYEKYLDNEPQRHREHRERKN, translated from the coding sequence ATGAAAATTGGCGCTCATTATTTAGGTGACGGTGTTTGTGAATTTACAGTTTGGGGACCCCATTTAGAAAGCGTCGCCTTAGAAATCGTATCTCCTTATCAACATTTACTACCGATGTGCAAAAAAGGGGGATATTGGCAAGTTACCGCTAGAGATATTGAACCAGGAACTTGTTATTTCTATCAATTAAATGGTAATGAATCTAGACCTGATCCCGCATCAAATTTTCAACCTCTGGATGTACATAGTCCTTCCCAAGTGATAAATCACAGCTTTGTTTGGAGTGACAGCAATTGGTCTGGTATTCCCTGGGAAACCATGATTATGTATGAGTTACACGTTGGTACTTTCACCCCAGAAGGAACTTTTGCTGCAATTATTCCCCGACTTTCCGATTTACGAGATTTAGGGATAAATGCTATTGAAATCATGCCAGTGGCGCAATTTCCAGGAGACCGAAATTGGGGTTATGATGGTGTTTATCCCTTTGCTGTGCAGAATTCTTATGGTGGACCGAATCAGTTAAAGCAATTAGTTGATGCTTGTCACCAAGAAGAAATAGCTGTAATTTTAGATGTGGTTTATAACCACTTTGGTCCTGAAGGTAATTACACAAGTTGCTTCGCCCCTTATTTTACAGAAACCTATCATACTCCTTGGGGAAGTGCGATTAATTTTGATGATGCTTATAGTTATGATGTGCGGCAATTTTTTATTCAAAATGCGCTGTATTGGTTAGGCGAATTTCATATTGATGCTTTACGCTTAGATGCAATTCATGCTATTTACGATTTTGGTGCAAAACACTTTTTAGCAGAACTCGCAGAAAATGTGGCTGTGCTTTCTCAGCAACAGGGACGCAAACTTTATTTAATTGCTGAAAGTGATTTAAATGACCCGCGCATAATTCGCCCGACTGAGTTAGGTGGTTATGGAATTGATGCTCAATGGAGTGATGATTTTCATCATTCATTATATAGTTTATTGACAGGCGATCGCACTGGTTATTATGAAGATTTTGGCAAGTGTGAACATTTAGCAAAAGCGTACAAAGACAGCTTTGTTTACGATTGGAAATATTCCCATCATCGCCAACGATATCACGGAAATCATGCAGGCGATCGCTCGCCATCTCAATTTATAGTAGCCAGCCAAAATCATGACCAAATAGGTAACAGAGTTTTAGGCGAAAGATTATCGCAATTAGTAGATTTTGAAGCTTTAAAATTAGCTGCTGGCGTAGTATTGCTTTCTCCTTACATTCCCCTATTATTTATGGGAGAAGAATATGGTGAAGAATCGCCCTTTTTATATTTTGTCAGTCACTCAGACCCAGATTTAATTAAAGCAGTTAGAGAAGGACGTAAAAAAGAATTTTTTGCCTTTCATTCCCAAGGAGAACCACCAGACCCAGAGTCACCTGATACCTTTAACAATTGTAAGCTAAATTGGGACAAACGCCAATCAGGGAAACATCAAGTTTTATTGTCTTTCTACAAAAAACTCATTCAAATACGCAGCCAAAACCCCGCCTTATTGAAACGCGAAAGAGAAAATTTACAAATAGGCTGTGATGAAGACAAAAAGCTGATTACATGGTTTAAACATAGCGAAGAAAACCAAATATTCTGTGCAATGAACTTTAATACCTATGATATTACATTTAGCCAAGAATTTACAGGTAATAATTGGGTGAAGATTTTAGACTCTGCTGAAACAAAATGGTTAGGTAGCGGTTCACAGTTACCAGAAACAGCAAAATCACATCAAGAACTAACCCTACCCAAACAAAGCTTTGCAATTTATGAAAAATATTTAGATAACGAACCACAGAGACACAGAGAACACAGAGAGAGAAAGAACTAA
- the glgX gene encoding glycogen debranching protein GlgX has translation MYVALWPGEVYPLGASWDGKGTNFALFSENATGVDLCLFDEKDDEIRLPLREKNNFVWHGYVPGISPGQRYGFRVHGPWSPETGHRFNPNKLLIDPYAKAIDGEIKHSRAIFGYAWDDPEPDLAFSNLDNAQMMPKCVVVDESFDWEGDKPLYKPWHETIIYETHVKGLTKLHPDIPEELRGTYAGLAHPAVIKHLQQLGITAVELMPVHQFFCYPGHLVEKGLSNYWGYDSINYFTPHSTYSASGTLGQQVTEFKQMVKNLHFAGIEVILDVVYNHTGEGNHFGPTLSLRGIDNSVYYRLVKDEPRYYMDFTGCGNSLNVRHAQVLKLIMDSLRYWVTEMHVDGFRFDLASALARELYEVDSLAAFFDIIHQDPVLADVKLIAEPWDVGDGGYQVGNFPLRWSEWNGRYRDTVRAFWRGSENSLGQFAYSFTGSPDLYETNGRSPSASINFITAHDGFTLNDLVSYNEKHNEANKEDNQDGENYNNSWNCGVEGETEDPEVLRLRERQRRNFLATLMLSQGVPMLLGGDELGLSHKGNNNPYCQDNEISWQNWNLQASNADLLNFTRELIYFRHQHPVFRRRKWFQGEPIYGFGIGDISWFNGDGSEMTDEQWLVNYAKVMGIFLNGEGIATPGPHGERIIDESFLIFYNAHYEPIDFSLPSGFKERGWEMIIDTNQPRFVPPGKFFTGDQSVPLIERSLVLLRRLA, from the coding sequence ATGTATGTAGCACTATGGCCAGGGGAAGTATATCCTTTAGGCGCTAGTTGGGACGGTAAAGGCACAAACTTTGCCTTATTTTCAGAAAATGCCACAGGAGTAGACCTTTGTTTATTTGATGAAAAAGATGATGAAATTCGTTTACCTCTGAGGGAAAAAAATAATTTTGTTTGGCACGGTTATGTTCCAGGAATCAGCCCAGGACAAAGATATGGCTTTCGAGTGCATGGCCCTTGGTCTCCAGAAACAGGTCATCGCTTTAACCCCAATAAACTGCTAATTGACCCCTATGCTAAAGCAATTGATGGCGAGATTAAGCATAGTCGAGCTATTTTTGGTTATGCTTGGGATGATCCTGAACCAGATTTAGCTTTTTCTAATTTAGATAATGCCCAAATGATGCCGAAGTGTGTTGTTGTAGATGAGTCTTTTGATTGGGAAGGAGACAAACCTTTATATAAACCTTGGCACGAAACGATCATTTATGAAACCCACGTCAAAGGCTTGACAAAATTACACCCAGATATTCCCGAAGAACTGCGGGGAACTTATGCGGGACTGGCACATCCGGCTGTTATTAAACATCTCCAGCAACTAGGAATTACAGCAGTGGAATTAATGCCAGTGCATCAGTTCTTTTGCTACCCCGGACATTTAGTAGAAAAAGGATTAAGTAATTACTGGGGTTACGATTCTATCAATTATTTTACACCCCATTCTACTTATAGTGCTAGTGGCACATTAGGACAGCAAGTTACCGAATTTAAGCAGATGGTTAAAAATCTGCATTTTGCTGGAATTGAGGTAATTTTAGATGTGGTTTATAACCACACTGGCGAAGGTAATCATTTCGGACCAACGTTGTCACTGCGGGGTATTGATAATTCTGTATACTACCGCCTAGTCAAGGATGAACCCCGCTATTACATGGATTTTACAGGCTGTGGTAACTCTTTGAATGTACGCCATGCCCAAGTGCTGAAATTAATCATGGATAGCTTGCGCTATTGGGTAACAGAAATGCACGTCGATGGCTTTCGCTTTGATTTGGCTTCGGCGTTAGCGCGGGAATTATATGAGGTAGATAGCCTAGCGGCTTTCTTTGATATTATTCATCAAGACCCAGTATTGGCAGATGTGAAGCTAATTGCTGAACCTTGGGATGTGGGAGATGGGGGTTATCAAGTGGGGAATTTCCCCCTGCGGTGGTCAGAGTGGAATGGGAGATACCGGGATACGGTGCGGGCTTTTTGGCGGGGTTCAGAGAACAGCCTGGGGCAGTTTGCTTACTCTTTTACGGGTAGCCCTGACTTGTATGAAACAAATGGGCGGAGTCCGAGTGCAAGTATTAATTTTATCACTGCCCACGATGGTTTTACGCTGAATGATTTGGTCAGTTATAACGAAAAGCACAACGAGGCGAACAAAGAAGATAATCAAGATGGGGAAAATTACAACAATTCTTGGAATTGTGGTGTAGAAGGGGAAACTGAAGACCCAGAGGTGTTGCGCTTGCGGGAACGTCAAAGACGCAACTTTTTAGCAACCCTAATGTTGTCTCAGGGTGTACCGATGCTACTGGGGGGAGATGAACTTGGCTTGAGTCACAAAGGTAATAATAATCCTTACTGTCAAGATAATGAAATTTCCTGGCAAAATTGGAATTTGCAAGCATCAAACGCGGATTTATTAAATTTTACTCGTGAATTGATTTATTTCCGCCATCAGCATCCAGTATTTCGACGACGTAAGTGGTTTCAAGGTGAACCTATTTATGGTTTTGGTATTGGTGATATTAGTTGGTTTAATGGTGACGGTAGTGAAATGACTGATGAGCAGTGGCTAGTTAATTATGCCAAAGTTATGGGCATTTTCTTAAATGGTGAAGGAATTGCTACTCCTGGTCCTCATGGTGAGCGAATTATTGATGAGAGTTTTTTAATATTTTATAACGCTCATTATGAGCCGATTGATTTTTCCCTACCCAGTGGTTTTAAGGAACGGGGATGGGAAATGATTATTGACACTAATCAACCGCGTTTTGTGCCACCAGGGAAGTTTTTCACAGGTGATCAAAGTGTACCATTAATTGAGCGATCGCTTGTTTTGCTCCGTCGTCTGGCTTAG
- a CDS encoding SDR family oxidoreductase yields the protein MPRAIKNSVIVITGASSGIGRATALEFAKQRATLVLAARNEKALDEVAQECQDLGGTALAVRTDVSRESAVQDLAHRAVSNFGRIDVWVNNAAVSLFARFEEAPPDAFRQVIETNLFGYVYGARAVLPHFREQGSGNLINVSSVVGATGQAYTSPYTISKYAIRGLSDSLRMELYLDNARDIHVCTVLPGSIDTPIFQHAANYTGRQTKAMNPVYPAKQVAEAIVGLVDKPEREIVVGQAVYLMLLQKTLAPDFFEPMMAKQVDQDHFQDHKPAAQTDGNVFEPMHDYTGISGNWLGTGGITSQDVWDMARETAQKIGLPLS from the coding sequence ATGCCACGAGCGATTAAAAATTCAGTCATCGTGATTACAGGTGCATCAAGCGGGATTGGACGTGCGACAGCGCTGGAGTTTGCCAAACAACGTGCTACTTTAGTGCTAGCAGCGCGAAATGAAAAAGCTTTGGATGAAGTAGCCCAAGAATGCCAAGATTTGGGTGGAACTGCTTTAGCTGTGCGAACTGATGTCAGTAGAGAGTCAGCAGTTCAAGATTTAGCACATCGTGCAGTTTCCAACTTTGGGCGAATTGATGTGTGGGTGAATAATGCCGCCGTCAGCTTATTTGCCCGCTTTGAGGAAGCACCCCCGGACGCTTTTCGACAAGTAATTGAAACAAATTTATTTGGTTACGTTTATGGTGCGCGTGCTGTTTTACCACACTTTCGTGAACAAGGTAGCGGTAATTTAATCAATGTTTCTTCGGTGGTTGGCGCAACTGGTCAGGCATACACTAGTCCTTACACTATCAGTAAATATGCCATTCGTGGTCTTTCTGATTCTCTACGGATGGAATTATATTTAGATAATGCCAGAGATATTCATGTCTGCACAGTTTTACCAGGTTCTATCGATACACCAATTTTTCAACACGCAGCTAATTACACTGGTCGCCAAACGAAGGCGATGAATCCTGTATATCCTGCGAAACAAGTAGCTGAGGCTATTGTGGGGTTAGTGGATAAACCAGAGCGAGAAATTGTGGTTGGTCAAGCTGTATACTTGATGCTTTTACAGAAAACCTTAGCGCCTGACTTTTTTGAACCGATGATGGCGAAGCAAGTTGATCAGGATCATTTTCAGGATCACAAACCAGCCGCGCAAACAGACGGTAATGTATTTGAGCCTATGCACGATTATACAGGCATCAGTGGTAATTGGCTGGGTACTGGCGGCATCACATCTCAAGATGTTTGGGATATGGCTAGAGAGACAGCACAAAAGATTGGTTTACCCCTTTCTTAA